A genomic region of Homalodisca vitripennis isolate AUS2020 chromosome 5, UT_GWSS_2.1, whole genome shotgun sequence contains the following coding sequences:
- the LOC124363591 gene encoding octapeptide-repeat protein T2-like, translated as MRVRESDGDERGREGSDEEKREEARRERETGERMEERGTEVRDERRDGKRVRKRERRKRGGREREREEGERGERGRVRERKRERDDGRKPSGERRDGGKRREKREREERRERGEVVEKRERRSDDVGVE; from the coding sequence ATGAGAGTGAGAGAGTCAGACGGAGacgagagagggagagaggggaGTGACGAGGAGAAGAGAGAGGAGGcgaggagagagagagaaactgGAGAGAGGATGGAGGAGAGAGGGACTGAGGTGAGAGACGAGAGAAGAGATGGGAAGAGAGTGAGGAAGAGAGAGAGACGAAAGagaggagggagagagagagagagagaggagggagAGAGAGGTGAGAGAGGACGAGtgagagagaggaagagagagagagacgatGGGAGGAAGCCGAGTGGAGAGAGGAGAGATGGAGGTAagaggagagagaagagagagagagaggagaggagagagagaggagaagtGGTGGAGAAACGAGAGAGGAGGAGTGACGATGTAGGAGTAGAGTAG